One window from the genome of Cricetulus griseus strain 17A/GY chromosome 2, alternate assembly CriGri-PICRH-1.0, whole genome shotgun sequence encodes:
- the Col8a2 gene encoding collagen alpha-2(VIII) chain encodes MQGSLLSLPSLLLLLLGCGPRASSGGGAGGAAGYAPVKYVQPMQKGPVGPPFREGKGQYLEMPLPLLPMDLKGEPGPPGKPGPRGPPGPPGFPGKPGTGKPGLHGQPGPAGPPGFSRMGKAGPPGLPGKVGPPGQPGLRGEPGIRGDQGLRGPPGPPGLPGPSGITVPGKPGAQGVPGPPGFRGEPGPQGEPGPRGDRGLKGDNGVGQPGLPGAPGQAGAPGPPGLPGPAGLGKPGLDGLPGAPGDKGDSGPPGVPGSRGEPGVVGPKGPPGVDGVGIPGAAGVPGPQGPAGAKGEPGLRGPPGLIGPIGYGMPGKPGPKGDRGPAGAPGLLGDRGEPGEDGEPGEQGPQGLGGPPGLPGSAGLPGRRGPPGPKGEVGPGGPPGVPGIRGDQGPNGLAGKPGLPGERGLPGAHGPPGPTGPKGEPGFTGRPGGPGVAGALGQKGDLGLPGQPGLRGPSGIPGLQGPAGPIGPQGLPGLKGEPGLPGPPGEGKVGEPGSAGPTGPPGVPGSPGLTGPPGPPGPPGPPGAPGAFDETGIAGLHLPNGGVEGAVLGKGGKPQSGLGELSAPTTPAFTAVLTSPFPASGMPVRFDRTLYNGHSGYNPATGIFTCPVGGVYYFAYHVHVKGTNVWVALYKNNVPATYTYDEYKKGYLDQASGGAVLQLQPNDQVWVQMPSDQANGLYSTEYIHSSFSGFLLCPT; translated from the exons ATGCAGGGGTCTCTGCTGTCTCTGCCAtcgctgctgctgttgttgctggGGTGTGGGCCAAGAGCGTCCTCTGGTGGCGGAGCTGGGGGCGCAGCAGGCTATGCTCCGGTAAAGTACGTGCAGCCCATGCAGAAAGGACCAGTGGGACCGCCTTTCCGAGAGGGCAAGGGCCAGTACTTGG aaATGCCTCTACCACTGCTGCCAATGGACTTGAAAGGAGAGCCAGGTCCCCCTGGGAAGCCGGGACCTCGGGGTCCCCCTGGGCCTCCTGGCTTCCCGGGAAAGCCAGGCACTGGAAAACCTGGGCTTCATGGGCAGCCAGGCCCTGCTGGCCCCCCTGGCTTCTCCCGGATGGGCAAGGCTGGTCCCCCAGGGCTCCCAGGCAAGGTTGGAccaccaggacagccagggctgaggGGAGAGCCAGGGATACGAGGGGATCAGGGCCTCCGGGGGCCCCCAGGGCCCCCTGGCCTTCCTGGTCCTTCAGGCATTACTGTCCCTGGAAAACCAGGTGCCCAGGGGGTGCCGGGGCCTCCAGGATTTAGGGGGGAGCCAGGACCCCAGGGAGAGCCTGGACCTCGAGGAGATAGGGGCCTCAAGGGGGATAATGGAgtgggccagccagggcttcctGGGGCCCCCGGGCAGGCAGGTGCCCCTGGACCCCCTGGGTTGCCTGGTCCTGCTGGTTTGGGTAAACCAGGTTTGGATGGGTTACCAGGAGCCCCAGGAGACAAAGGTGATTCTGGGCCCCCTGGGGTTCCAGGCTCTAGGGGAGAGCCAGGAGTTGTAGGTCCAAAAGGCCCTCCTGGGGTAGATGGTGTGGGGATACCAGGGGCAGCAGGGGTACCGGGGCCACAGGGCCCAGCAGGGGCTAAAGGGGAGCCAGGGCTCCGAGGCCCCCCTGGCCTGATAGGTCCTATTGGCTATGGGATGCCAGGAAAACCAGGACCTAAGGGAGATAGGGGCCCAGCTGGGGCTCCAGggctcttgggagacagaggcgaGCCAGGAGAGGATGGGGAGCCAGGGGAGCAGGGTCCACAGGGACTTGGGGGTCCACCTGGCCTTCCTGGGTCTGCAGGGCTTCCTGGTAGGCGTGGGCCTCCTGGGCCCAAGGGAGAGGTAGGACCTGGGGGTCCTCCAGGAGTGCCTGGCATTCGGGGTGACCAAGGGCCTAATGGTTTGGCAGGGAAGCCTGGGCTCCCTGGTGAGAGAGGACTTCCTGGGGCCCACGGGCCCCCTGGACCAACGGGGCCCAAGGGTGAGCCAGGTTTTACAGGTCGCCCCGGAGGACCAGGGGTGGCAGGAGCCCTAGGACAGAAAGGTGACTTGGGGCTTCCTGGACAGCCTGGCTTGAGGGGCCCATCTGGAATTCCAGGACTCCAGGGCCCAGCTGGCCCTATTGGGCCCCAGGGTCTGCCAGGCCTGAAAGGTGAACCGGGCCTTCCAGGGCCTCCTGGAGAGGGAAAAGTGGGGGAACCTGGCTCTGCTGGGCCCACAGGACCTCCTGGAGTCCCTGGTTCCCCAGGACTCACAGGTCCTCCTGGGCCCCCTGGGCCTCCTGGACCTCCTGGTGCCCCAGGGGCCTTTGATGAAACTGGTATTGCAGGCTTGCATCTGCCCAATGGTGGAGTGGAGGGGGCTGTGTTGGGCAAGGGAGGGAAACCACAGTCTGGGCTGGGGGAGCTGTCAGCACCCACCACGCCAGCCTTCACCGCTGTGCTCACCTCCCCCTTCCCTGCCTCAGGCATGCCAGTTAGGTTTGACAGGACTCTCTACAATGGTCACAGCGGCTACAACCCAGCTACTGGCATCTTCACCTGCCCCGTGGGAGGCGTCTACTACTTTGCTTATCATGTACATGTCAAGGGCACCAATGTGTGGGTGGCCTTGTACAAGAACAACGTGCCTGCCACCTACACCTACGATGAGTACAAGAAGGGCTATTTGGACCAGGCGTCTGGAGGGGCCGTGCTCCAGCTGCAGCCCAATGACCAGGTGTGGGTGCAGATGCCTTCAGATCAGGCCAACGGCCTCTATTCCACCGAGTacatccactcctccttctcaGGATTCTTGCTCTGTCCCACATAA